Proteins from one Rosa chinensis cultivar Old Blush chromosome 7, RchiOBHm-V2, whole genome shotgun sequence genomic window:
- the LOC112176478 gene encoding hydroxymethylglutaryl-CoA lyase, mitochondrial, translating into MSSLEKPLVFDRIQEFSSSVCRSRRADDVEEGTSCSTSNSREEEYTRDYFSFSKKTLSFGRNHKAFRNGFESWFLPDDQFNSKTKCNEKDATRKFLNRIGLPKFVKIVEVGPRDGLQNEKKIVSAATKIELIHRLISSGLSVVEATSFVSPKWVPQLADAKDVMEAVRNLEGSATLPVLTPNLKGFEAAIASGAKVVAVFASASESFSKANINCSIEESLVRYRAVTRAAKELSIPVRGYVSCAIGCPEEGAIPPSKVAYVAKQLYDMGCFEISLADTTGIGTPTTVVPMLEAVMAVVPVEKLAVHFHDTYGQSLPNILVSLQMGICTVDSSVAGLGGCPYAKGASGNVATEDVVYMLSELGVETNVDLAKLLVAGDFISRHLGRPSGSKIAIASSPVKADDS; encoded by the coding sequence ATGTCAAGCTTGGAGAAGCCACTTGTTTTTGATAGGATTCAGGAATTCTCTTCTAGTGTTTGCAGGTCAAGAAGAGCAGATGATGTTGAAGAAGGAACAAGTTGTAGCACATCCAATAGCCGCGAAGAAGAGTATACAAGAGACTACTTCTCTTTCAGCAAAAAGACTTTGAGCTTTGGCAGGAATCACAAGGCTTTCAGAAATGGTTTTGAATCATGGTTCTTGCCAGATGATCAATTTAACTCCAAGACCAAGTGCAATGAAAAAGATGCAACACGTAAGTTCCTGAACCGAATAGGATTACCAAAGTTTGTTAAGATAGTAGAAGTAGGTCCAAGAGACGGTCTACAAAATGAGAAGAAGATCGTATCTGCAGCTACAAAGATTGAGCTGATTCATAGGCTGATTTCTTCTGGGTTGTCTGTTGTTGAGGCTACAAGTTTTGTATCACCCAAATGGGTTCCTCAGCTAGCAGATGCAAAGGATGTAATGGAAGCGGTTCGCAATCTCGAGGGTAGTGCTACATTGCCTGTTCTGACACCTAATTTGAAAGGATTTGAAGCAGCTATTGCATCTGGTGCTAAGGTCGTAGCAGTCTTTGCATCAGCTTCCGAGTCATTTTCGAAGGCGAACATCAATTGTAGCATAGAAGAAAGTCTTGTTCGTTACCGAGCTGTTACTCGTGCTGCAAAGGAGCTTTCCATTCCTGTTCGAGGGTATGTATCATGTGCCATTGGATGTCCAGAAGAGGGAGCAATTCCCCCATCAAAAGTGGCATATGTAGCAAAACAACTCTATGACATGGGCTGCTTTGAAATTTCTCTTGCCGACACGACCGGAATCGGTACCCCAACGACGGTTGTGCCAATGCTTGAAGCTGTGATGGCTGTTGTTCCTGTTGAGAAGCTAGCTGTTCATTTCCATGACACGTACGGGCAATCTCTTCCAAATATTCTAGTCTCTCTTCAAATGGGGATATGCACAGTCGACTCCTCTGTTGCAGGTTTAGGTGGGTGTCCATATGCCAAGGGCGCTTCGGGTAACGTTGCCACTGAAGATGTTGTATACATGCTTAGTGAACTTGGTGTGGAAACCAATGTGGATTTGGCCAAGCTCCTGGTGGCTGGTGATTTCATCAGCAGGCATTTAGGTCGCCCGTCTGGTTCAAAGATCGCCATTGCCTCGAGTCCTGTTAAAGCTGATGACTCTTAA
- the LOC112176479 gene encoding 50S ribosomal protein L21, chloroplastic isoform X1, with amino-acid sequence MASSATLSLLCSSFASHCKISPPATTCLSQFNSNLTFLSLSSSSSSSPHKLSSSPRPTFPLLPKSSDIDSAVLEAELQAPEPDAEPLASEEPAPALELAESEPAPKREEIFAVVLIGGRQYIVIPGRYIYTQRLKGAKVNDKVVLNKVLLVGTKTTTYIGKPIVTNAAIHAIVEEQGLNDKVVVFKYKKKKNYRRNIGHRQPNSRIRITAITGYQDYPAVTLES; translated from the exons atggcgTCGTCTGCAACTCTTTCGTTGTTGTGCTCCTCCTTCGCATCCCACTGCAAAATCTCACCTCCCGCCACAACTTGCCTCTCTCAATTCAACTCCAATCTCACCTTCctctccctctcttcttcttcttcgtcttcgcCGCACAAGCTCTCCTCCTCTCCGCGTCCCACATTCCCTCTCCTCCCCAAGTCGTCGGACATTGACTCCGCCGTCCTCGAAGCCGAGCTTCAAGCTCCCGAGCCTGACGCCGAACCTCTTGCTTCCGAGGAGCCTGCCCCCGCCTTGGAACTTGCTGAATCCGAACCAGCCCCAAAACGCGAGGAGATTTTCGCTGTTGTTttg ATTGGAGGGCGCCAGTACATTGTTATACCTGGACGATATATCTATACACAGCGCCTCAAAGGAGCCAAGGTCAATGATAAG GTTGTTCTGAACAAGGTGCTGCTTGTGGGAACAAAAACAACTACCTACATTGGAAAACCAATAGTGACAAATGCTGCTATACATGCTATAGTTGAAGAGCAA GGACTGAATGACAAAGTGGTTGTCTTCAagtataagaagaagaaaaattataggagaAACATTGGTCACCGACAG CCAAATTCACGCATAAGGATAACAGCTATCACCGGCTATCAAGACTATCCAGCAGTTACCCTTGAATCATAG
- the LOC112176477 gene encoding pentatricopeptide repeat-containing protein At1g14470, with product MSVLHLDSLLCKISNVSQLRQLHAHLIQNSLHHQNQWVSLLINQCTRLRAPPPYTRLIFDSTPRPNIHVFTSMLKYYAPLGNVCSNQVVSLYQLMQRCEDVCLGTFVYPVLIKSSGSAGIAFHAHVVKLGLGSDHYVSNAIMSVYSKYGPVEHARDVFDEMPERSLVDWNNMISGYWKWGNKVEACKLFDMMPEKSVVTWTAMVTGYARMKDLENARRYFDNIPEKNVVSWNAMLSAYAQNGSPEEALRLFDGMMDSGDKPNETTWAIVISACSSCGNSSIADSFIQKLNQKRMHLSYFGKTAMLDMYAKRGSIKSAREVFDELGVYKSSGTWNAMISAYARVGNLTSARELFDKMPERDVVSWNSMISGYAQNGQSALAIDLFKDMTAADNPKPNEVTMVSVISACGHLGALEIGNWAVNFLTKHHTNLSISVYNSLIFLYSKCGNMDDAKRIFNEMKQRDVVSYNTLISGFAAHGHGMEAVKLKMKMKEEFIEPNRETYIGILTACSHAGLLEEGWKIFESIKDPDVDHYACVVDLLGRVGKVDEAKKIVDGMQKEPHAGVYGSILNASRIHKRIDLGEFAASKLFELEPHNSGNYILLSNIYASAGRWDDVVRVREAMRNAGVKKATGWSWVEYNGKMHKFIAGDRSHELSDEIYTRLAELGRKLRNAGYIADKACVLRDVDEEEKEEMVGTHSEKLAVCFALLVTEAKSVIRVVKNLRVCRDCHTAIKMISKLEGRKIILRDNNRFHHFSDGQCSCGDYW from the coding sequence atgtcagtCTTACACTTGGATAGCTTACTATGCAAAATAAGCAATGTGAGTCAGTTAAGGCAGCTCCATGCTCACCTCATTCAAAATTCCCTCCACCACCAAAACCAATGGGTGTCATTGCTCATCAACCAATGCACGCGCCTCCGTGCACCGCCGCCTTATACCCGTCTCATCTTCGACTCTACGCCTCGCCCCAACATCCATGTCTTCACCTCCATGCTCAAATATTACGCCCCTTTGGGCAATGTTTGCTCTAATCAAGTTGTTTCACTATATCAACTAATGCAGCGTTGCGAGGACGTATGTCTTGGTACCTTTGTGTACCCAGTTTTGATCAAATCGTCGGGCAGTGCCGGCATTGCGTTCCACGCGCATGTGGTGAAGTTGGGTCTTGGTTCAGATCATTATGTAAGCAATGCCATCATGAGTGTGTATTCGAAATATGGGCCGGTGGAGCATGCCCGAGacgtgttcgatgaaatgcctgAGAGGAGTCTGGTGGATTGGAACAACATGATTTCTGGGTATTGGAAGTGGGGGAATAAAGTTGAAGCGTGTAAACTGTTTGATATGATGCCTGAGAAGAGTGTTGTTACTTGGACTGCTATGGTTACCGGGTACGCTAGGATGAAGGATTTGGAGAATGCAAGAAGGTATTTTGATAATATTCCGGAGAAAAATGTGGTGTCGTGGAATGCAATGCTCTCGGCTTATGCTCAGAATGGATCTCCAGAGGAGGCTTTGAGATTGTTTGATGGCATGATGGATTCTGGAGACAAACCAAATGAAACTACATGGGCAATTGTCATTTCAGCGTGTTCGTCATGTGGTAATAGTTCCATTGCAGATTCGTTTATCCAAAAGCTCAACCAGAAGCGGATGCATTTAAGTTATTTTGGCAAAACTGCGATGCTTGATATGTATGCAAAGCGTGGGAGCATCAAGAGtgctagagaagtttttgatgaaTTGGGGGTGTATAAGAGCTCTGGGACGTGGAATGCCATGATATCAGCATATGCAAGAGTTGGGAATTTGACTTCAGCTAGAGAGCTCTTTGATAAGATGCCGGAAAGAGATGTTGTCTCATGGAACTCGATGATTTCTGGCTATGCTCAGAATGGACAGTCCGCTCTTGCAATTGATCTCTTCAAAGATATGACTGCTGCTGATAACCCCAAACCAAATGAAGTCACTATGGTCAGTGTCATCTCAGCATGTGGGCATCTTGGGGCATTGGAGATAGGTAATTGGGCCGTCAACTTTCTCACAAAACATCATACCAATCTAAGTATATCAGTATACAATTCTTTGATATTCTTGTACTCTAAATGTGGAAACATGGATGATGCCAAGAGAATATTCAACGAAATGAAACAACGAGATGTGGTTTCCTACAATACATTGATTTCAGGGTTTGCAGCTCATGGTCATGGAATGGAAGCTGTCAAGCTaaagatgaagatgaaagaAGAATTTATTGAGCCAAACCGTGAAACGTATATTGGTATTCTGACAGCGTGCAGCCATGCTGGGTTGTTAGAAGAAGGTTGGAAGATCTTTGAGTCGATCAAAGATCCTGATGTAGATCATTATGCATGCGTGGTTGACTTATTAGGTCGAGTGGGTAAAGTGGATGAGgcaaaaaaaatagttgatggcATGCAGAAAGAGCCACATGCTGGAGTTTATGGATCTATTTTAAATGCTAGCCGGATTCACAAAAGAATTGATCTTGGGGAGTTTGCTGCAAGCAAGCTCTTTGAGCTTGAACCACATAATTCAGGAAACTACATTTTGCTTTCGAACATATATGCCTCTGCAGGCAGGTGGGACGATGTGGTGAGAGTTAGAGAAGCTATGAGAAATGCAGGTGTGAAAAAGGCAACTGGTTGGAGTTGGGTGGAATACAATGGTAAGATGCACAAGTTCATTGCGGGAGACAGATCACACGAACTGTCAGATGAAATTTATACGCGATTGGCAGAATTAGGGAGGAAGCTGAGGAATGCTGGCTACATTGCTGATAAGGCCTGTGTGCTAAGAGATGTTgatgaggaagagaaagaagagatggTGGGTACTCATAGTGAAAAATTGGCGGTATGCTTCGCTCTCCTTGTTACAGAAGCAAAGTCAGTGATTAGAGTGGTGAAGAATCTGAGGGTATGCAGGGATTGCCATACAGCTATTAAGATGATATCTAAGTTGGAAGGAAGGAAAATTATTTTGAGGGATAATAACAGGTTTCACCATTTCAGTGATGGGCAATGTTCTTGCGGGGACTATTGGTAA
- the LOC112176479 gene encoding 50S ribosomal protein L21, chloroplastic isoform X3, which translates to MASSATLSLLCSSFASHCKISPPATTCLSQFNSNLTFLSLSSSSSSSPHKLSSSPRPTFPLLPKSSDIDSAVLEAELQAPEPDAEPLASEEPAPALELAESEPAPKREEIFAVVLIGGRQYIVIPGRYIYTQRLKGAKVNDKVVLNKVLLVGTKTTTYIGKPIVTNAAIHAIVEEQGLNDKVVVFKYKKKKNYRRNIGHRQ; encoded by the exons atggcgTCGTCTGCAACTCTTTCGTTGTTGTGCTCCTCCTTCGCATCCCACTGCAAAATCTCACCTCCCGCCACAACTTGCCTCTCTCAATTCAACTCCAATCTCACCTTCctctccctctcttcttcttcttcgtcttcgcCGCACAAGCTCTCCTCCTCTCCGCGTCCCACATTCCCTCTCCTCCCCAAGTCGTCGGACATTGACTCCGCCGTCCTCGAAGCCGAGCTTCAAGCTCCCGAGCCTGACGCCGAACCTCTTGCTTCCGAGGAGCCTGCCCCCGCCTTGGAACTTGCTGAATCCGAACCAGCCCCAAAACGCGAGGAGATTTTCGCTGTTGTTttg ATTGGAGGGCGCCAGTACATTGTTATACCTGGACGATATATCTATACACAGCGCCTCAAAGGAGCCAAGGTCAATGATAAG GTTGTTCTGAACAAGGTGCTGCTTGTGGGAACAAAAACAACTACCTACATTGGAAAACCAATAGTGACAAATGCTGCTATACATGCTATAGTTGAAGAGCAA GGACTGAATGACAAAGTGGTTGTCTTCAagtataagaagaagaaaaattataggagaAACATTGGTCACCGACAG TGA